The segment GAGCCGCCGATGGTGAGACCGGTGCCGGTAATGAAGCCCTGACGCAGGAAGTCGCGCCGGGTCACCGGGCGGCCGTGATCCAGATGGAACAGGGGCGCATCGGCGGAGAGCGCTTGGCGTCGTGTCGTTGTGCGTTTTGCCATGGTCTTGTCCTCGGTAAATCTCTTGTAGTCCGAATTATTGAATCAGCATGCCGGCACTGCCCAACACGGCGGTACACAGGGCCTTGGTGACGGCGCGGGTGCGGGCTGCATCTGTGACACATGCAGGAGTAGTCGCGGCGGCACAGTTGCTGGCCAAAATATCAAATAGGTTGTTGCCACCGGGGCCGATCAGTTGCAGTTTGATGTCCGCACGGCTGGGCATGTCGATCAGTGTCGCATTGCCGTTACCGGCATCGGGGTAGCCCAGCATCCGGTCGTATAGGGCATCGACGATCTGGTTTTTCGCCGCCGAATCGCCGCTGCCGAAGGCGGTTGCCATGTCGCTGGTGAAGTCAAAGCTGCCGAAGAAGTTGGCGCGCAGGCTGGCGTCTTCCACCAGCGCATCACAGTAGGCGATGGCCAGCTGGGCGACCGCCATCTGATGGGCCGAGAGGAAACCCGCGGCCATCTCCACCGACGGCAGCTGCTGTTTGATGCCGCTGATAATGCCGGTAGCGGGATCCTGCCTGACGTAGGTTTCCAGAACGTTGGAGAAGGCCGGCAGATAGGGGTCGACACCGGTCATCGCGCCCATGGAGGCCAGGATCTCCTCAAAGGTGCGCAGGCCGATCTCGGGTTGCGGGTCGCCATCCTGTGGATTGCTGACGCAGGTCATGTTGATGCCGCAGACGCTCGGGGTGCGGGTGTTCTGGTTGCCGTTGATGTCCTCGAAGGTCAGGAAGAACTCGTCGCTATCCGCCCCCTTTTCCAGCGCGATGATGGTGCCCAGCCGGGTCAGCAACTGACCGGTGCTGGTGTAGTCCGTGGTGTTGATGGTGGTGTCGAGATTGGTATAGGCCTGACCCACCGCGGGTTCCTTGCCATTGAGGCCGATGCGCAGGCCCTTGATCACCGTGTCGCTCGGCACGAAGGCGGGGTTCAGGCTGATGAAGGTGGGCCGGTCGAACAGGTAGCTGTAGCTGTCGAACTGGCTGACCACAAAATAGACGAAGCACTGGTGCACCCCGGCCACGATACAATCGGAAGCGTTCATCTGTTCGCTGACGCTGAACAGGACGAAGAATTTCTCGCCCACCCCGGCATCGAAGTTTTGCGTGATCTGTGTCGGGGTCATGGCGCGATCATGGATGGCGACCAGCCGCAGTTTGCCCGCCCAGGGCCGGTTGTTGGAGGCCTCATTACCGAGGATGAAGGCGAAGGTGTTATCCCAGTTGGAGAGGCTGCCTGCCGGCATCACCGGGTCGGTGCTACCCGCATCGGCACCGACGGTGGAGACATCCACGCCGTTGACATAGACCTTGCGGCCGGTGGCGGGGCTGAAGGTGACCACTACGTGTTGTTGGGTGGCCTGTAGGTCTTCGTCGCCGTCGTCGGTCAACAGGGCGGCCTCGCCGTTGTCATCGGTGGACGTGGAGCGGTTCATAAAGGAGTAGCGGTATTCGGCCTGCCCCAGGGTGAAATTGCGTTCATCCGGACCGGCCGAGTAGCTGATGATGCGGGCAGGATCGTCGGCGTCGCCCTGGGTGACATTGGCGGGCACCACCCAGGCCTCGATGGAATACTCACCACTTGCTGTTATGTAGTCGCGCAGCTTGGCGCTGGCCTGGGTGGTGCCCTGCGCCTTGCCGGCGGGGGTGACGAATTCAATGCCCCAGCCGCCGACCCATTTGTAGTCGACATCTTCGGTGCCATACAGGTCGAGATCCAGTTGGGTGCCGACACCGCTGGTGTCGCGAATGGTGCGCTCGCCTGGACCGTCCTTGAATTTGTACAGCGCGATGGTGCTGGAGTCATCGCGGACGCCACCACTGGCGATCTGGCCGTCGGTGATATTCATGGCCTTGCTGAGTTGCCAGTCAGGGTCCACTGCGCTTAGAGAAATGGTGCCGGCAAAGGCGGTGATGGCGGCTTCCATTGCATCGGCGGAATCTGTGCAATTGGTGTCGCCGGTAGCAAGGGGATCCCAGCAGTTATGGAACTCCTCGCGCAGCCGCACTACCAGCCGGGAGTTGGCTGGGATATCGAGATTGATTTTCTGGCTGCTGAGGATGGCGGCATAGGCCGCGTCCACATCGCCCTCGGCAAAGAAGGGGGCCTGGGGGATGGGGGCCGACTCGCGATGGCAGTTGGCGCAGTTGGCGGTCAGCAGTGGCCATACGGTGCTGCTGAAGCTACCCGGTGCCGCTGGCAGGGTCTTGCTCGAACCCGCGTCCTTGATGGTGGGGACTTCCAGTACGATCTCATTGCTGGTGCCGCTACCGCCGCCGGTAGTACCGCCGCTCAACCAGTTGTTGATATAGCCTTCTACTGTGGTTGCGAGGGCTTCGCAGGCGGTGGTGTTGCCGCAGTTGTGACCATTGCTGATCTTGCTAAGAATAGTGGAGCTGGCGATGTCGGCTTCATTGACAAGACCGGCGTTGATCATTTGCCCATAGGCCTTGTTGACATCGGCGCTATCCATGAACAAAGGGCTTACGTTGCCGGTTTCCGAGTTGTGGCAGTTGGCGCACTGACTGACGCTGGGCATCTTGTCCCAGAACTCCACCTTGAAGCTGCAGGCGTCGGCAATGGTGTCGGGATCGGTGGCGCCGGTGCCGCAGGCCGGACCGGTATAGCTGAGTGTCGAGCCTCCGCCACTGCCGGTGTTGACGGTGGACTCGGTGGGCACGCTGTCGCAGGCGGCAAGGGTCAGGCTGAGCAGGGCGATGGGCAGCAGGGTGGATAGCCATGCAGGCAGGCATGAGTGCAGCCGGGACGGCATCCCTGTCAGCAGGGGATGGCGTTGATGGTCGGTGTTGAGGCGGCTTGGCTTGTTCATCGCAATGCTCCAAAAAAACTTTTTATAGTCCAACTATGAGTAGGTGATTATGCGGTGTTCCGTTCAACTGCCTTTGCAGTACACGGCGCTGTCGGCAAACACCTGTTTCAATTTGTAGGTGCTGGACTTGAAGGTGGTGGTCATGGCGTCGATCTGGCTGCGGTCGGTGGCGTCCACCGGTGCGCGCAGGCACACGGCCTTGAATACTTTTTCGACCTGGCAGCGGGCGAAGGCCTCGCTGTGGGCCAGTTCCTTACCCATGGAGGAGGCGCCGCTGCCGCTGCCGGTTAAGGCCGAATCCCAGCCCAGCGCACTGTTGCTGCCGGCGCGCCAGTAGTTATCCCAGTTATCGTTAGGGGTGATGTAGCCGTATTCAAAGTTGTTGGCGTTGATGAGGTATTTCCCCTGCACCGTATCGGCGGTATAGACCATGTGTCCGGCATCGTAGTCCGGGTCACCGTTGCCATCTACAGGGTATTCATAGTTGTAATAGGCGAAGGCCTGGGTCAGGGGATCCATGCCGTTGTGGCAGCCGATGCAGGCGTTCATGTAGATGCGGCTGTCGCCACCCGGGCTGCGCGACACGTCCTGACGGATGCGGTCCGGGGTATAGCTGGTGTCTTTCAGCTGTTCCAGATCATTACAGAGGTGATTGAGCAGGGTGAAGCGGAACATGGCGCGATTGGTGCCGTCCACGAAGAAGGCCTTGGCCGCGGCGCGGGTGGTCATCACCCCTGCGGCGGCGCCAACCGGCAGACTCATGGCGGCCGTCTGGGTGGTTTCGGTCAATACCGCCTGCAGATCGGCACCGCTGTCTTCCAGGGCCTGATAGTGAGCGTTACTGGTAGTGAGGTTGGAAGGGGCTGGGCCGGTATAGAGGATGTCGTCCCACAGGATGCGGCGGAAGTCATGATTGTCGCGCACGATGCCGATCACCGTCGCGGTGTAGTCATTGAGTGGCGCAAACACGGTCTGTTCTTCGTTGGTCCAGGGGGTGACGAAATTTTTCAGCGTGACCCGATAGAACTCCTGGCCGACACAGTTATCACCAGCACCATCATCGGTGATGGCGTCCATCGCCGCGGCGCCGGCACTGACGGTAGTGAGCTTGTTTTGCAGCTGATCCAGGCAGGCGGTGCTGGGTGGGGTGCCCACCAGCCGGTCATGTATGCGTTTGGCCTGTTCGCGGTCGCCGGCCAGGGCCGGGCCAAGCAGCGCCATCGATAGCAGCAGGGCGAGCGCAGGGCTGACGCTGGAAGGTGAGAGGCGGTGTGCAAAGGTCTTGGTACTCATGTTCGGTATCCTTGTTCTCGCGGGCCGGTATCTTGGTGTCGGCCAGTCCTGCGTTTAGTTATGTGGTGAATCGCACAGTCTGGAGATTCACCGGGTTTCGGTTCGCCGCACGGTGTCGTTATGATGCTCCGGAAAAACTACCCTGTATGCTGTGATGGTGGTCACAGAGCCTCTGCAATTCTTGCACGGGTTTGAGATGAATGCAGAGTTTGTTATTGATATTGCGCCCTTTTTTGATCACATGCGGATCTATAACGTCTGGCGTGATGGCAAGGTTCCTTGGCGCTGTCGCTATTTCACTCTAGGTCTGTCAGCCTTCATATGAGCTGGCGTGAAGCCCATGGCCATCGGCTTTTCAGGGAAAGCCGTGGGGGAAATAGACGACCCGGTCACAGTCTGTCGTACATCCGGCAGGGGGCAGCACGGAGGATGAGCCGCAAAATGCAGTGATGCCGGATAAGCCGGCGCTCCCTTATCGGTTTCTGTTCTGTGGTTTGCCTCATGCCTTACCGGCGGAGTTTTTGGCTGATCGCCTCCAGATGCGGTTCGATCTGCCATTGTTGATGCTCGTTGCAAAAGGCCAGTAACGGCAGGATCTGTTCCATCATGGTGTCAATGTGCGGGCCGAGCTTTTCCGTGTCGCCGCGGGCCAGGATGCGCAGCGCGGCATCGATGCTGATCCGTTGCCGGGGCGCCGGGGCGCGCACGGCGGTCACCAGTCGGTTGCCGCCGGCGGCCTGCGCCCGGTCCAGATAGGTCTCCGCCAGGGCGAGATAGTCTTCGATGCGCTCGGCGCTGTCGATTTTACGCTGGCTCAGGCCGAGGCTGACGGTCAGCGAGATCCGTCGTTCACCCGGCTCCCCCAACTCACCCAGGGCAAGGGGGGTATCGGCAATCTGCTGACGAATGCGGTTACAGACATCGTCCGCCTCGCCACCGCCCAGGGTGGGGGCGAGGATCGCGAACCGCGCCTCACCGGCGCGCGCCAGGGTATCTTCCTGGCGGATCGCCTGGCCGAGGCTGGCGGCGATGGCGGTCAGGATCCGGTCGGTGACGGCGGCGGGGTGCTGGGCCTTCAGCTGGTCGAAGGCATCGATGCCGATCACCACCACGGCCAGATCCTGCTGGTGGCGGCGGGTAAAGGCCAGGTCCTGTTCGCCACGACGGAGGAGATAGCGCCGACTGCGCACCCCGGTGAGGGCATCGTCGGTGGCGTGCTCGATTAGCGCCTCGGAGGTCTCCGCCAGGTCGCGGCTGGTCTGATCCATGCGGGCCTGGGCGCGCACCCGCGCCAGCAGCTGGGCCTTGTCGAAAGGTTTGGTGATGAAATCCGTAGCGCCCAGTTCCAGGGCCTTTTGGCGGGCCGCGTCATCGTCGGCCGCAGTCACCATGTTGACGGGGATGTGGGCAATGCGGGCCGCGTCATGGGCGCGGATGCGGGCGATCAACCCGTAACCGTCGAGCCGGGGCATGCCCGCATCGGTCAGCACCACCTGAATCCGGGGGTCGGCCAGCAGCGCCTCCCAGCCGGCCTCGCCGTCTTCGGCCTCGACGATGTCGAACTCCTCGCCCAGTACCTTGCGCAGCGATACGCGTACCACCTTGGAATCATCAATCACCAGCACCCGGGCCTGCGTTGGGCGGGTGGGGCTCTGCGGGTTCGACATGTCTACTCCTTCGTTGGCCCGGCTCGGTTTCGGGATCGCGCGAGATCTGTGTTGCGGCAGCATGCCGCGGTTTTTCCTAATAGCGGCAGGAAGTCGAGGAGATTCAGCGGATTAGCACAAAAAGGCGGCGCAGGGCTGCGGGGCATCCATGCCCAGGCCTGGATCCTGGAGTCATTCAAGTTCAGGCAAATGGCTGTCGTTATTGAGACAAGCCGGGTATGGCATCGATAACGCCAGTTATCGTTGGTGCGGCCGGTATCCCGCCGGCGTGATGAGTCGGTGAGTCTGTGCCAGGCCGGGTTAAGGCACAAAAATTGCTGTATACGAAAGCAGCATCAGGGTTTCGCCGGTTTCGCCATTTTATTGACAGAAAAAACCGTGGGCGAATCAATACCCTGGCGCTGAAACCGAGAAAGAAAATTAACCGTAGCCGGGCCGCTGCCCGGGCTTAAGGATTGCCATAAGGCGTGATGCCCCCGTGATGACACAACAGGTCAATTTGTTTCAGCCCCTGTTCCGCAAGGAGCGCA is part of the Gammaproteobacteria bacterium genome and harbors:
- a CDS encoding LamG domain-containing protein codes for the protein MNKPSRLNTDHQRHPLLTGMPSRLHSCLPAWLSTLLPIALLSLTLAACDSVPTESTVNTGSGGGSTLSYTGPACGTGATDPDTIADACSFKVEFWDKMPSVSQCANCHNSETGNVSPLFMDSADVNKAYGQMINAGLVNEADIASSTILSKISNGHNCGNTTACEALATTVEGYINNWLSGGTTGGGSGTSNEIVLEVPTIKDAGSSKTLPAAPGSFSSTVWPLLTANCANCHRESAPIPQAPFFAEGDVDAAYAAILSSQKINLDIPANSRLVVRLREEFHNCWDPLATGDTNCTDSADAMEAAITAFAGTISLSAVDPDWQLSKAMNITDGQIASGGVRDDSSTIALYKFKDGPGERTIRDTSGVGTQLDLDLYGTEDVDYKWVGGWGIEFVTPAGKAQGTTQASAKLRDYITASGEYSIEAWVVPANVTQGDADDPARIISYSAGPDERNFTLGQAEYRYSFMNRSTSTDDNGEAALLTDDGDEDLQATQQHVVVTFSPATGRKVYVNGVDVSTVGADAGSTDPVMPAGSLSNWDNTFAFILGNEASNNRPWAGKLRLVAIHDRAMTPTQITQNFDAGVGEKFFVLFSVSEQMNASDCIVAGVHQCFVYFVVSQFDSYSYLFDRPTFISLNPAFVPSDTVIKGLRIGLNGKEPAVGQAYTNLDTTINTTDYTSTGQLLTRLGTIIALEKGADSDEFFLTFEDINGNQNTRTPSVCGINMTCVSNPQDGDPQPEIGLRTFEEILASMGAMTGVDPYLPAFSNVLETYVRQDPATGIISGIKQQLPSVEMAAGFLSAHQMAVAQLAIAYCDALVEDASLRANFFGSFDFTSDMATAFGSGDSAAKNQIVDALYDRMLGYPDAGNGNATLIDMPSRADIKLQLIGPGGNNLFDILASNCAAATTPACVTDAARTRAVTKALCTAVLGSAGMLIQ
- a CDS encoding response regulator, which codes for MSNPQSPTRPTQARVLVIDDSKVVRVSLRKVLGEEFDIVEAEDGEAGWEALLADPRIQVVLTDAGMPRLDGYGLIARIRAHDAARIAHIPVNMVTAADDDAARQKALELGATDFITKPFDKAQLLARVRAQARMDQTSRDLAETSEALIEHATDDALTGVRSRRYLLRRGEQDLAFTRRHQQDLAVVVIGIDAFDQLKAQHPAAVTDRILTAIAASLGQAIRQEDTLARAGEARFAILAPTLGGGEADDVCNRIRQQIADTPLALGELGEPGERRISLTVSLGLSQRKIDSAERIEDYLALAETYLDRAQAAGGNRLVTAVRAPAPRQRISIDAALRILARGDTEKLGPHIDTMMEQILPLLAFCNEHQQWQIEPHLEAISQKLRR